A portion of the Leptospira kanakyensis genome contains these proteins:
- the ftsH gene encoding ATP-dependent zinc metalloprotease FtsH: MNKNIKTVFLFLLVFLVILATVYKGQDFAGKPDEISYSDFLNMVEPIEGKKPIGKITSKDGKETSAKQQIVIDKELIEGWYIPENSKDNKPKLFKTNVAQVNDDLVTKLRKSRLSFTAKSTEENKFWSVVSGIIPWLFALGIIWFIMMRQLQASGNKAFTFGKSRAKMNVDPKVKVTFNDVAGCEEAKVELLEIIEFLKDPKKFQAIGARIPKGVLLVGPPGTGKTLLAKAVAGEAGVPFFSISGSDFVEMFVGVGASRVRDLFDQGKKNAPCIIFIDEIDAVGRLRGAGLGGGHDEREQTLNQMLVEMDGFEMNEGVIVMAATNRADVLDPALLRPGRFDRQVIVDLPDLKGREEILAVHAKKVPLVSDISLNSIARGTPGFTGADLANLINEAALLAARRNKKRVTQEELEEARDKVMMGPERKSMFISDKEKEMTAYHEAGHALLGTLLPYTEPVHKVTIIPRGRALGLTQSLPVEDRHSYRKNYCLDRIVMSMGGYIAEELIFGDPSNGSSNDIQQATNIARRMVCEWGMSEKLGTIHYGSGESSPFMGRDYGHTSKPYSEEFAAMIDQEVKRIIQTCLDKGRDLVKKNQKKLDAIAKALLAKETIDAEELTNIVQPSFDKFADSKSGIGSKKGKGSSATKPAYSA; the protein is encoded by the coding sequence ATGAATAAAAACATCAAAACCGTATTTCTATTTTTGCTCGTATTCCTTGTCATTTTGGCAACGGTTTATAAAGGTCAGGACTTCGCCGGTAAACCCGACGAAATCAGTTATTCCGATTTTTTGAATATGGTGGAACCCATCGAAGGGAAAAAGCCAATTGGGAAAATTACCTCCAAAGACGGAAAGGAAACTTCCGCCAAACAACAAATCGTCATTGATAAAGAGCTCATTGAAGGTTGGTACATTCCTGAAAACAGTAAGGACAACAAACCAAAACTCTTCAAAACAAACGTAGCACAAGTAAACGATGATTTGGTGACCAAACTTCGTAAGTCGCGCCTTAGTTTCACTGCGAAATCCACTGAAGAAAATAAATTTTGGAGTGTTGTTTCCGGCATCATTCCTTGGTTATTTGCTCTCGGTATCATTTGGTTCATTATGATGCGCCAACTCCAAGCATCAGGCAACAAAGCATTTACCTTTGGTAAGTCTCGTGCCAAAATGAATGTGGATCCAAAAGTCAAAGTTACATTCAACGATGTCGCAGGTTGTGAAGAAGCAAAAGTTGAATTACTTGAAATCATTGAGTTCTTAAAAGATCCAAAAAAATTCCAAGCCATTGGTGCAAGAATTCCTAAGGGAGTTCTTCTTGTTGGTCCTCCAGGAACTGGTAAAACCTTACTTGCGAAAGCGGTTGCTGGGGAAGCGGGTGTTCCTTTCTTCTCTATTTCTGGATCTGACTTTGTCGAAATGTTTGTGGGTGTGGGAGCATCGAGAGTCCGCGATCTTTTTGACCAAGGAAAAAAGAATGCACCTTGTATCATCTTTATCGATGAGATTGATGCTGTAGGTCGCCTTCGCGGGGCAGGCCTCGGTGGTGGACATGATGAAAGAGAACAAACCCTCAATCAGATGTTAGTCGAGATGGACGGATTTGAAATGAACGAAGGTGTCATTGTGATGGCGGCAACAAACCGCGCGGATGTCCTTGACCCTGCCCTCCTTCGTCCTGGTCGTTTTGACAGACAAGTGATTGTGGATCTTCCTGACCTCAAGGGTCGTGAAGAAATTTTAGCAGTCCATGCTAAAAAAGTACCTTTAGTATCTGATATATCTCTTAACTCAATTGCACGTGGAACTCCTGGATTTACAGGAGCGGATCTTGCTAACCTCATCAACGAAGCAGCCCTTCTTGCCGCACGTCGTAACAAAAAACGTGTGACCCAGGAAGAACTCGAAGAAGCTCGTGATAAGGTCATGATGGGACCAGAACGTAAGTCTATGTTTATCTCTGACAAAGAGAAAGAAATGACAGCTTACCATGAAGCAGGCCACGCGTTACTTGGCACCTTACTGCCGTATACCGAACCAGTTCATAAAGTAACCATCATCCCTCGAGGACGTGCCCTTGGTCTTACCCAATCCCTTCCTGTCGAAGACAGACATTCCTATCGTAAAAACTATTGTTTGGATCGAATTGTGATGTCGATGGGTGGATACATTGCCGAAGAACTGATCTTTGGTGATCCTTCCAATGGATCTTCTAACGACATCCAACAAGCAACAAACATTGCTCGTCGTATGGTTTGTGAATGGGGAATGTCTGAAAAACTCGGAACCATCCACTACGGATCAGGAGAATCCTCACCGTTTATGGGAAGAGACTATGGTCATACTAGCAAACCTTACTCTGAAGAATTTGCAGCCATGATTGACCAAGAAGTCAAACGTATCATCCAAACTTGTCTCGATAAAGGTCGCGACTTGGTGAAAAAGAACCAAAAGAAATTGGATGCGATTGCCAAAGCCCTTCTTGCCAAAGAAACGATTGATGCCGAAGAACTAACAAACATTGTCCAACCTTCTTTTGATAAATTCGCTGATTCCAAATCGGGAATAGGATCCAAAAAAGGAAAAGGTAGTTCGGCAACAAAACCAGCTTACTCTGCATAA
- the pth gene encoding aminoacyl-tRNA hydrolase, with amino-acid sequence MKLIVGLGNPGDKYNNNRSNIGFKILDVIANNIGIEIKTKKKKSLIGRGDFEGDEVVLLKPQTFSDLSGESVLYIASFLKIQVKDIVVIHEDVGLELGQIVVTKGGENDVNPGVNSVSVSLRSPNFIRIRIGVLNSAFNPKKREEFLREDFEPLENLSLIQIINDAEAAIRSISMGDIDEVIQKYHL; translated from the coding sequence ATGAAGTTAATTGTAGGGCTGGGAAATCCTGGCGATAAATATAACAACAATCGATCTAACATTGGTTTTAAGATTCTTGATGTCATCGCGAACAACATTGGCATCGAAATCAAAACAAAGAAAAAGAAATCTCTCATCGGTCGTGGTGATTTTGAAGGGGACGAAGTGGTTTTACTCAAACCACAAACCTTCAGTGACCTTTCCGGTGAGTCGGTTCTCTACATTGCCTCCTTTTTAAAAATCCAGGTAAAAGATATCGTTGTCATCCACGAAGACGTAGGCCTTGAACTGGGCCAAATCGTAGTCACCAAAGGTGGAGAAAACGACGTCAACCCTGGGGTCAACTCGGTTTCTGTCTCATTACGATCCCCCAATTTTATACGAATTCGGATCGGCGTTCTTAATTCAGCCTTCAATCCTAAAAAAAGAGAAGAATTTTTACGTGAAGATTTTGAGCCATTAGAGAACCTGAGTTTGATACAGATCATCAATGACGCCGAAGCGGCGATTCGTTCCATATCCATGGGGGATATTGACGAAGTGATTCAGAAATATCACCTTTGA
- a CDS encoding EVE domain-containing protein: protein MKYWLFKTEPDVFSIDNLIREKLSYWEGVRNYQARNYLRDEVKLGDLVLFYHSRLDPPGIVGIAEVAKEATPDPYQFDPNHKYFDPKLKGTEPRWYGVHLKPHTKFKELIPLDTLRNMKGLEKMVVTQKGSRLSIQPVTKKEFDIVVKMASK from the coding sequence ATGAAGTATTGGCTCTTTAAAACAGAACCAGATGTATTTTCCATCGACAACCTAATACGAGAAAAACTCTCGTATTGGGAAGGTGTTAGAAATTACCAAGCACGTAATTATCTTCGCGATGAAGTGAAGTTAGGTGACTTGGTTTTATTTTATCACAGTAGACTCGATCCACCAGGGATTGTAGGAATTGCCGAAGTTGCGAAAGAAGCAACCCCCGACCCTTACCAGTTTGATCCAAACCATAAATACTTTGATCCAAAATTAAAAGGAACAGAACCCAGATGGTATGGAGTGCACTTAAAACCTCATACCAAATTTAAAGAATTAATTCCTTTGGACACACTTCGTAACATGAAGGGACTCGAGAAAATGGTTGTGACTCAAAAAGGGTCAAGACTATCGATCCAACCTGTGACAAAGAAAGAATTTGATATCGTAGTCAAAATGGCTTCGAAGTAA
- a CDS encoding response regulator, whose product MNEINLACVVEDDPVHLFLTKQVITLSGMVKQTVVCQNGKDAYDMLVSRISSSESLPDLILLDLNMPIWDGWQFLDEITSISLDQKITIYIVTSSSDEDDMRRAEKYNLSNNYIVKPITLEKLKEIIYAMS is encoded by the coding sequence ATGAATGAAATTAATTTAGCCTGTGTTGTAGAAGATGACCCTGTTCATCTTTTTTTGACAAAACAAGTCATCACCCTATCCGGAATGGTAAAACAAACTGTAGTTTGTCAAAATGGAAAAGATGCTTATGATATGCTTGTCTCTCGAATTTCTAGTTCGGAATCTTTACCTGATTTGATTTTATTAGATTTGAATATGCCAATTTGGGATGGTTGGCAATTTTTAGACGAAATCACTTCTATCTCTCTAGATCAAAAAATTACCATTTATATTGTTACTAGTTCTTCTGACGAAGATGATATGCGTAGGGCAGAGAAGTACAATCTCAGCAACAACTACATAGTAAAACCCATTACCTTAGAGAAACTAAAAGAAATTATTTACGCAATGAGTTGA